The genome window TCGCCCTGCTGAGCACCGCCGACGGTGCCGGCCGTATCTCCTTCACCTATCAGGACCTGGGCGAAATGGACGGCGATGCTTTTGTGGCTGAGCTGGAAAAAGCCGGTGCCACAGACATTGAAGTGGCTGTCCTGAACGGCCGTAATGCCCTGTCCTATGACCTGGTTGTGAACGGCGTGAAGTCCTCCAACGTGGTTATCGATGTGGACGAGACCAAGATCCTGACCATCAGCTTTGCTCCCATGGACGATGAAGGCTTTGCTGAACTGGCCGGCATCCTGACCGCTTCCATCCAGGACGCTCAGTAATTTACAGCTTATACAGCCAGGACGTACCGAAGACACGGTACGTCCTGTTTTATTGCAATGAATGGCTAAAACCGGTATAATACACGGGAAAAGATGGACAGGAGGAAAACCTGCATGAAGATTTCCGCGGCACTGAAAGACGCGTTCCGGGTATATTTCGACCGCTTCGGGGCAACCGTGAAATTCCTGGTTGTGGAGGCCTGCATTACGCTGGCTGCCGTTACCCCGCTGCTGTTCCTGACGGATGACAAGCTGAAGATGCTTGCGCTGCTGGCGGTTCCTTTCTGGATCCTGCTGGTTTTCTGGGCGCGGGTGAACGCGGCAGATGCCATGCGGGATGCTTTTGGTGAAGGCAGCCTGTTCAGCTACCGGCTGGTGGATCCTTCCTCCTATGGGAAGAAGCTGCTTTACGGGCTGAAGCGTGCCCTGATGCTGCTGTTCTGGGCAGCTCCGCTGATCGCCTGTGTGGTGATCGTCCGGATCCACATGGCAGGCACAACGGACGGCATTACCGTAATGCGTATGATCAAGAGTTTCGGCGGCGGGGAGCTGATGACAGGTATCCTGTACCTGATCCTGATCCTTGTGGCAGCGCTGCTCCTGCTGGCTTTCGGATGCGCCTTCCACAGCGGTGACCGGCACGCGTTTGTCCGGAATAATCCAAAACTGGTAAAGGGACATCATGGAAAGATCGTGCTTTGCTGGCTGAGTTCCCTGATTGCCCTGCTGCCGATCATTATCGCGATCGTTGCGGTGATCATCCGTTACCTGCCGGCACTGAAGAACCTGAACGCCATTATCACAAATACAATGTCCCTGCCGTCCCTCAGGGGAACCCTGATCATTCTTGCGGTTGGCGCGATCCTGACGATCCCGCTGCTGCCGCTTCGTTCCCTGATCCCTGCTGCTTTTGTCAACGGCCTGGAGAAGGAGTAAGAATACCGGTATGAAGATGAGACTGGACCGCTGGCTGGCGACGCTGTCTGTCGGCAGCCGGAGTGAAGTCAAACAATGGATCCGCGGCGGTCAGGCAGCGGTGAATGGGCGGGTCATCCGGGATCCCGCCCTTTCTTTTGAAACAGAGGAAGACAGCCTGGCGGTGAACGGAAAGCCCCTGGACGGACGGGTGGTCCGCCATGTGATGCTGCATAAGCCCGCCGGACTGCTGACTGCGGCCCGGGACGCGAAACAACCCACGGTGATGGACCTGCTGCCGCCGGTTTACCGGAGTATCGGCTGTATGCCTGTGGGCCGGCTGGATAAGGACACGACGGGACTGCTGGTGCTGACCTGCGACGGGGAACTGAACCACCGGCTGCTGAGCCCCGGAAGGCATGTGGACAAGCGGTACCGGGCGCTGGTGGAAGGCGAACTGGAGCCGAAAGACATTGAAACCTTCGCGGCGGGTATGGACCTGGGAGACTTTACCGCACAGCCGGCGAAACTGACGATCCTGAAACCGTCCCTGGCAGAGGTGGTTATTTCTGAGGGAAAGTTCCACCAGGTAAAGCGGATGTTTTCCGCTGTGGGCCATGAGGTACTGGAGCTGCACCGCTGTGCTTTCGGTCCGCTGGAGCTGGATCCGGAACTGGCGGAAGGACAGTGGCGGGAACTGACAGACGAAGAGCTGAAAGCCCTGCGGGAGGCCGCAGGCATGGGGGACGCATGAACGATCATTATTACACCCGGGTACCGCAGAGCGAATCAAAGCCTGTGGACTGCGCGTTTGCTTACCGGGGCCTGAACCTGACCTTCCGGACGGACGCGGGCGTGTTTTCCAAGGGAGAGGTGGATACCGGCACCCGGCTTTTGCTGGAAGCGCTGCCGGAGGATATGAAAGGCGATATCCTGGACCTGGGCTGCGGCTGGGGCGTGATCGGGATCACCATTGCGCGGAAGTGGCCGGAAACCCGGGTCACCATGGCGGACGTGAACACCCGTGCGCTGGACCTGAGCCGGGACAACGCGAAACGGAACAAGGCGGAAGTCACCTGCATCGAGAGCGACGGCATGGCTGCCGTGGAGGGAAAGACTTTTGACGCGGTGGTGACCAACCCGCCGATCCGGGCAGGGAAACAGGTGATCTACAAGATGTTCGCGGATGCAGCAAAGAGCCTGAATCCCGGCGGGGCGCTGTATCTGGTGATCCGGAAACAGCAAGGCGCGGAAAGCTGCATGAAGTACCTGAAGACTCTGTTTGACAGCGTTGAGAAGCTGGACAAATCAGGCGGATTCTGGATCCTGAAGGCTTCCGAACCAAAGGCATGAGATATCTGAACGGACCCGGCTGATGAATACCGGATCCGTTTTTTTGTTCAAAGAACAGCAAGGCAGGAAATGATTCTGAACTGTGAACGGGTTATGATCTGTATGCGGCTGCAAAACCAGGGAAAGGAGGGATCAGCGTGTATAAGGAACAGATGCAGGAGATCATCGATTATATCGAAAACAATCTCCGCACGGAGATCACGGCGGCGGAGCTTGCGGATATCGCGGGATATTCCGTTTTTCATTTCTACCGGATCTTTCAGGGCGTAACGGGAATGCCGGTGATGCAGTATATCCTCAGGAGAAAACTGCAGAACGCGATTTACGATATCGGCTCCGGGCGGAAAAAGACGGAGGCGGTCGCTGAATACGGCTTTGAAACGTATGCCGGATTCTACAAGGCCTTTGTGCGGGAACTGGGCTATACACCTGCTGATTACCTCCGTGAATTCAGGACGAAAAAACCATACAGAATCAACCTTTTACAGGAGGAGCATATCATGATGAGCCACCGGAAAATCCAGGAGATCCTGGCCTGCTGGGGCCTGGAGGATGAAACCGTCGCGGATGTGGTATATCCGGAAAGCGGAGCGATCAGCGATACCGCAAAGTATATCGGAACAGACTATGTGATCAAATATACAGGAAATCCTGGCAATGTGGCCAGGGCGATCCGCATCACCAAAGCACTGGAGAATGTCGGGCTGTATGCGCCGGCCGTCGTGCCGACAAAGGACGGAAAAGAGTATGTGCAAAAAGGAGAACTGTATTTCTTCCTCACCCGGCGGGTGAAGGGAGAGCGCGTTCTTGCCAGCAAGGTTTACCTGGAAGATTTTGAGCAGAAAGGCCGGTTTATCGGCGAGATTATCGGCCAGCTGGATCTGGCGCTTCAGCAGATCGATGTGCCGGCGGATGAGGCGGATTCCTTTGCGGCAGTCCGGGACTGGGCACTTCCGGCATTGAAAGAAACGCTGTCCGCTGACAGCGCATTTACAGAGAATTATCTGCGGGCAATGGAGAGACTGTACGGTGCGCTGCCGCGGCAGATGATCCACAGGGATCCCAATCCGGGGAATATCATCGTCTCCGGAGATAAATGGGGGTTCATTGACTTTGAGCTGAGCGAGCGAAATGTGAGAACATTTGATCCCTGCTATGCCGCAACGGCGATCCTGTCTGAAACCTTTGAGGAGGGGAA of Aristaeella lactis contains these proteins:
- a CDS encoding pseudouridine synthase, which gives rise to MKMRLDRWLATLSVGSRSEVKQWIRGGQAAVNGRVIRDPALSFETEEDSLAVNGKPLDGRVVRHVMLHKPAGLLTAARDAKQPTVMDLLPPVYRSIGCMPVGRLDKDTTGLLVLTCDGELNHRLLSPGRHVDKRYRALVEGELEPKDIETFAAGMDLGDFTAQPAKLTILKPSLAEVVISEGKFHQVKRMFSAVGHEVLELHRCAFGPLELDPELAEGQWRELTDEELKALREAAGMGDA
- a CDS encoding class I SAM-dependent methyltransferase, which encodes MNDHYYTRVPQSESKPVDCAFAYRGLNLTFRTDAGVFSKGEVDTGTRLLLEALPEDMKGDILDLGCGWGVIGITIARKWPETRVTMADVNTRALDLSRDNAKRNKAEVTCIESDGMAAVEGKTFDAVVTNPPIRAGKQVIYKMFADAAKSLNPGGALYLVIRKQQGAESCMKYLKTLFDSVEKLDKSGGFWILKASEPKA
- a CDS encoding helix-turn-helix domain-containing protein, whose translation is MYKEQMQEIIDYIENNLRTEITAAELADIAGYSVFHFYRIFQGVTGMPVMQYILRRKLQNAIYDIGSGRKKTEAVAEYGFETYAGFYKAFVRELGYTPADYLREFRTKKPYRINLLQEEHIMMSHRKIQEILACWGLEDETVADVVYPESGAISDTAKYIGTDYVIKYTGNPGNVARAIRITKALENVGLYAPAVVPTKDGKEYVQKGELYFFLTRRVKGERVLASKVYLEDFEQKGRFIGEIIGQLDLALQQIDVPADEADSFAAVRDWALPALKETLSADSAFTENYLRAMERLYGALPRQMIHRDPNPGNIIVSGDKWGFIDFELSERNVRTFDPCYAATAILSETFEEGNETKLARWTGILKEILYGYDSVVRLTAEEKEAVPYMVLTNQLISTAWFADKDRYRDQYETNLKMTRWIIRNFDKLKL